One Halostagnicola kamekurae DNA segment encodes these proteins:
- the argS gene encoding arginine--tRNA ligase yields the protein MFLALRESVEDALEGALSACGFPTGDLGIEEPPEDVDSVLASSVAFRLASEAGAPPPQVAQQLADEIDVDELPYVDRVETQGPYLNFLPSDAYVEATVERATDPTYGNLEDRGESVVVEHTSANPTGPVHVGRARNPIIGDAVSNLLETAGYDVERHYYVNDAGRQMAVFTWAYETFDEDDLETDPERDRIEYDLVRYYRKGNAYLESAPEAEFEAAEAEIESIMQGLEAGEEQAYERVTEVVDQVLSGMKTCLARLPAEFDEFVKETRFMKDGSTDDVVSRLKELDGAVYEDEAWQLELDEQGIDKNLVFLRSDGTSLYPTRDLAHHEWKLENYDRAVTVLGEDHKLQASQIRETLELLGTDTSDLRQVLYSYVNLPEGKMSTRRGTGVDLDDLLDEAISRARDEVESRLDDRIRDDDLDEDDIERIAHQVGIGAVRYDIVSKQPTKAITFEWEQALDFEAQSAPYVQYVHARCCGILAESVDADDLDADDPEAVVETLSASVDAAALETDAERHLVETIARFPAVIDDAADDLQPHQVATYTREFADAFNAFYRECPVLSDDVDPEVREARLALVAASRHTVANALSVLGVAAPRSM from the coding sequence ATGTTCCTAGCCTTGCGCGAATCGGTCGAAGACGCCCTCGAGGGGGCGCTCTCGGCCTGCGGGTTCCCGACCGGGGACCTCGGCATCGAAGAGCCGCCCGAAGACGTCGACAGCGTCCTCGCCTCGAGCGTCGCCTTTCGACTGGCGAGCGAAGCGGGCGCGCCGCCGCCGCAGGTCGCCCAGCAACTGGCCGACGAAATCGACGTCGACGAACTGCCCTACGTCGATCGGGTCGAAACGCAGGGCCCGTATCTGAACTTCCTTCCGAGCGACGCCTACGTCGAGGCGACCGTCGAGCGGGCGACCGATCCGACCTACGGGAATCTCGAGGACCGCGGCGAGTCCGTCGTCGTCGAGCACACGAGCGCGAACCCGACCGGACCGGTCCACGTCGGTCGCGCCCGGAACCCGATAATCGGCGACGCGGTCTCGAATCTCCTCGAGACGGCCGGCTACGACGTCGAACGCCACTACTACGTCAACGACGCCGGCCGCCAGATGGCCGTCTTCACGTGGGCATACGAGACCTTCGACGAGGACGACCTCGAGACCGACCCCGAACGCGACCGCATCGAGTACGATCTGGTGCGATACTACCGCAAGGGCAACGCCTACCTCGAGAGCGCGCCCGAAGCCGAGTTCGAGGCCGCCGAGGCCGAGATCGAGTCGATCATGCAGGGGCTCGAGGCGGGCGAGGAGCAAGCCTACGAGCGCGTGACCGAGGTCGTCGATCAGGTGCTCTCGGGGATGAAAACCTGTCTCGCTCGGCTGCCCGCCGAGTTCGACGAGTTCGTCAAGGAGACGCGATTCATGAAAGACGGCTCGACCGACGACGTCGTCTCGCGGCTCAAGGAACTCGACGGCGCGGTCTACGAGGACGAGGCCTGGCAACTCGAACTCGACGAGCAGGGCATCGACAAGAACCTCGTCTTCCTCCGTTCGGACGGAACCTCGCTGTATCCGACGCGCGATTTAGCCCACCACGAGTGGAAACTCGAGAACTACGACCGGGCGGTCACCGTCCTCGGCGAGGATCACAAACTGCAGGCGAGCCAGATTCGGGAGACCCTCGAGTTGCTCGGCACGGATACATCTGATCTCCGACAAGTCCTTTACTCCTACGTCAACCTCCCCGAGGGGAAGATGTCGACCCGACGCGGGACCGGCGTCGACCTCGACGACCTCCTCGACGAGGCCATCTCGCGCGCACGCGATGAAGTCGAGTCCCGTCTCGACGACCGTATCCGCGACGACGACTTAGACGAGGACGACATCGAGCGCATCGCCCACCAAGTCGGGATCGGCGCGGTTCGCTACGATATCGTCTCGAAGCAACCGACCAAGGCGATCACCTTCGAGTGGGAACAGGCCCTCGACTTCGAAGCCCAGTCGGCTCCCTACGTCCAGTACGTCCACGCGCGCTGCTGTGGCATCCTGGCCGAAAGCGTCGACGCCGACGACCTCGACGCGGACGACCCCGAGGCAGTCGTCGAGACGCTGTCGGCGAGCGTCGACGCCGCCGCGCTCGAGACCGACGCGGAACGACACCTCGTCGAGACGATCGCTCGGTTCCCGGCAGTGATCGACGACGCGGCTGACGACCTCCAGCCCCACCAGGTCGCGACCTACACCCGCGAGTTCGCCGACGCGTTCAACGCGTTCTACCGGGAATGTCCGGTCCTTTCCGATGACGTCGACCCCGAGGTCCGGGAGGCGCGACTCGCGCTCGTCGCGGCCTCGCGCCACACCGTCGCGAACGCGCTGTCGGTGCTCGGTGTCGCCGCCCCTCGCTCGATGTGA
- a CDS encoding DICT sensory domain-containing protein, producing MSLKDVIEAADRSELTLAVINREAPQPLQSMLEDLVTDQPVSIEEQDRPDEAADMVYLLEDDAVVATSPLRELSESILFGNSDLYITGTRGPLDVDLPEVIAALENTRFRVRGYPDSSKEKLLLITISRYIEGLSLERGDGIHRASFQRLSRIDDERGTRAVYRRLSETSAETHVYGVPDRDPQFDVTVHGGQSREIRDSWFVVSVPDETGTHAALVALETGPRTWEGFWTFDPATVTELDAYIRRAL from the coding sequence GTGAGTCTCAAAGACGTTATCGAAGCGGCTGACCGATCCGAGTTGACCCTCGCCGTCATCAACCGCGAGGCGCCCCAGCCACTGCAGTCGATGCTCGAAGACCTCGTTACAGATCAGCCGGTTTCGATCGAAGAGCAGGATCGACCCGACGAAGCGGCGGATATGGTGTATCTCCTCGAAGACGACGCGGTGGTCGCAACGTCGCCGTTACGCGAACTCAGCGAGTCGATCCTTTTCGGCAACTCGGACCTGTACATCACCGGGACTCGCGGCCCACTCGATGTCGATTTGCCCGAAGTGATTGCGGCGCTCGAGAATACCCGTTTTCGGGTCCGCGGATATCCCGACTCGAGCAAGGAAAAGCTCCTCCTCATTACGATCTCGCGGTACATCGAGGGGCTTTCGCTCGAGCGCGGCGATGGGATCCATCGCGCCTCGTTCCAACGGCTCTCGCGGATCGATGACGAACGCGGTACTCGAGCGGTCTACCGACGGCTCTCCGAGACGAGCGCGGAGACCCACGTTTACGGTGTCCCCGATCGAGACCCCCAGTTCGATGTGACGGTACACGGCGGTCAGTCTCGAGAGATCCGCGACTCGTGGTTCGTCGTCTCCGTTCCCGACGAGACGGGAACGCACGCGGCACTCGTTGCGCTAGAAACGGGCCCGCGAACGTGGGAGGGATTCTGGACGTTCGATCCGGCGACTGTCACCGAACTGGACGCCTACATTCGGCGGGCGCTGTAG
- a CDS encoding MinD/ParA family ATP-binding protein, which yields MSDKTVFAIGSGKGGVGKTTTTVNLGTALAQTGERVAIVDADLGMANLAGFVSLSTDSTTLHDVLAGNASVSEATYPLTDNIVAVPSGTGLEAYAETSPEGLRDVVDELRDEFSYVFLDVGAGVSHETVLPLGLADAVLLVSTPEPAAVNDTKKTLKLTDHAKGTPGGLIITRTRTESSVSPEDIASRLDLPLVGSIPDDPAVRDSVYAGTPLVVYDAQRPAAVAYKRLASEFPEIISKIETEGSATDSRGGPAVTGAVPDGDGSAPIDDPSSGGPSAEPDS from the coding sequence ATGTCCGACAAGACGGTATTTGCCATCGGGAGTGGAAAAGGCGGTGTCGGGAAGACGACGACGACGGTGAACCTCGGAACCGCGCTGGCACAGACGGGCGAGCGGGTCGCGATCGTCGACGCCGACCTCGGGATGGCGAACCTCGCGGGGTTCGTGAGTTTGAGCACCGACTCGACCACCCTGCACGACGTCCTCGCCGGTAACGCCTCCGTCTCGGAGGCGACCTACCCGCTGACGGACAACATCGTGGCCGTCCCCAGCGGCACCGGACTCGAGGCCTACGCCGAAACGTCGCCGGAGGGACTTCGAGACGTCGTCGACGAACTGCGAGACGAGTTTAGCTACGTCTTCCTCGACGTCGGTGCGGGCGTCAGCCACGAAACCGTCCTCCCGCTCGGACTCGCGGACGCGGTCTTGCTCGTCTCCACGCCGGAACCCGCCGCCGTCAACGACACGAAAAAGACCCTCAAGCTGACCGACCACGCGAAGGGAACGCCCGGCGGATTGATCATCACGCGCACCCGCACGGAAAGCAGCGTTTCCCCCGAGGACATCGCCTCGCGTCTCGATCTCCCGCTCGTCGGCTCGATCCCGGACGACCCCGCCGTTCGCGACAGCGTCTACGCGGGGACGCCGCTGGTCGTCTACGACGCCCAGCGACCCGCTGCGGTCGCGTACAAGCGGCTTGCGTCGGAGTTTCCCGAGATCATCTCGAAGATCGAAACCGAAGGCTCGGCCACCGATTCTCGAGGCGGACCGGCGGTTACCGGGGCAGTCCCCGACGGCGACGGATCGGCCCCCATCGACGATCCCTCGAGTGGCGGGCCCAGCGCAGAACCCGATTCCTGA
- a CDS encoding NAD(P)/FAD-dependent oxidoreductase, translated as MTEYVIIGDGISGSSAAETLREEDPDSDITVITDEGESLYNRILIKEHAKGKLPEAPISIHDEDWYDERDIDLSLNTHVTTIDPDEKIVHIHQDENISYDKLLIATGGTPTQLPVPNSDADGVHHFWTFQDARKIKESAESADDAVVVGAGLLGIDFAAVCGAQGVSGKYLMRGDRWWRYALSADGAEIMHNGMRDVGVEPVFDSGVDRFETDDDGRVTAAVDPNGERYECDFAGVAIGLTFNTEFLYDTDLEMDNGIVVDEYMETNLEDVYAAGDITRFYDVLLGEQAQNGSWGSAKEQGRVAATNMAADERSEEFQWVSSYSITHFDFPFLSFGHPTLGDDHAERRYSDTEWRRVAFKDGKIVGGVLIGDLSPQSTFKQLMREQREVADQADVLLEQSVDIDKLAPAQEQ; from the coding sequence ATGACCGAGTACGTGATCATCGGTGACGGAATCTCGGGCAGTTCGGCCGCTGAGACCCTCCGGGAGGAAGACCCGGACTCCGACATTACCGTTATCACCGATGAGGGAGAGTCGCTGTATAATCGCATTCTGATCAAAGAACACGCGAAGGGGAAGCTACCGGAGGCTCCCATCTCGATTCACGACGAAGACTGGTACGACGAACGGGACATCGATCTCTCGCTCAACACCCACGTCACGACCATCGACCCCGACGAGAAGATTGTTCACATCCACCAGGATGAGAACATCTCCTACGACAAACTCCTGATCGCGACGGGCGGGACACCGACACAGCTCCCGGTTCCGAACAGCGACGCGGACGGAGTCCACCACTTCTGGACGTTTCAGGACGCGCGCAAGATCAAAGAGAGCGCGGAGAGCGCGGACGACGCGGTCGTCGTCGGCGCGGGACTGCTCGGCATCGACTTCGCGGCGGTCTGTGGTGCACAGGGCGTCTCCGGCAAGTACCTGATGCGCGGCGACCGCTGGTGGCGCTACGCGCTTTCGGCCGACGGCGCAGAGATTATGCACAACGGGATGCGCGATGTCGGCGTCGAACCGGTGTTCGACAGCGGCGTCGACCGCTTCGAAACGGACGACGACGGACGGGTGACCGCCGCGGTCGATCCCAACGGCGAGCGCTACGAGTGTGACTTCGCCGGCGTCGCGATCGGCCTGACGTTCAACACCGAGTTCCTCTACGATACCGACCTCGAGATGGACAACGGCATCGTCGTCGACGAGTACATGGAAACGAACCTCGAGGACGTCTACGCCGCGGGAGACATCACCCGTTTCTACGACGTCCTGCTCGGCGAGCAGGCCCAGAACGGCTCCTGGGGGTCGGCCAAAGAACAGGGACGCGTCGCCGCGACCAACATGGCTGCAGACGAGCGATCCGAGGAGTTCCAGTGGGTCTCGTCGTACTCGATCACGCACTTTGACTTCCCGTTTCTGTCCTTCGGGCACCCGACGCTCGGCGACGACCACGCCGAACGGCGCTACAGCGATACCGAGTGGCGGCGGGTGGCGTTCAAAGACGGCAAAATCGTCGGCGGGGTCCTAATCGGCGATCTCTCCCCGCAGAGCACGTTCAAACAGCTCATGCGCGAACAGCGCGAAGTCGCAGACCAGGCGGACGTCCTCTTAGAGCAGTCCGTCGACATCGACAAACTCGCGCCGGCCCAGGAGCAGTAA
- a CDS encoding DUF6149 family protein, protein MKIRQNARHFASRKALETPVVRSVVRSGLVRMHTGIFTGKADSAHAAERKSRLDAFFDATMDAYLAALQDGYSEAEAREITHIQSNFDFYNHGWTEMMEFPGDELEDHYDRYADFFETWGITIDDPLGEFAPPNGLPDAPSTPERLENPDHPHAEGGFADDVYVETDDGDLVVGGQDEPDAADVDLTSAVGVDGTGADGATTDATGADEAVMDDATDETTSDDTAGNRDR, encoded by the coding sequence ATGAAGATCCGCCAGAACGCTCGTCACTTCGCCTCGAGAAAGGCCCTCGAGACGCCCGTGGTCCGCTCGGTCGTCAGATCGGGACTCGTTCGGATGCACACGGGAATTTTCACCGGGAAGGCCGACTCCGCCCACGCGGCGGAGCGAAAGTCGCGACTCGACGCCTTCTTCGACGCCACGATGGACGCGTATCTGGCGGCCTTACAGGACGGGTATTCGGAGGCCGAGGCGCGCGAAATCACTCACATCCAGTCGAACTTCGACTTCTACAACCACGGCTGGACGGAGATGATGGAGTTTCCCGGCGACGAACTCGAGGACCACTACGACCGCTACGCGGACTTTTTCGAGACCTGGGGAATCACCATCGACGACCCGCTCGGCGAGTTCGCGCCGCCGAACGGACTGCCGGACGCCCCTTCGACGCCTGAGCGACTCGAGAATCCAGACCACCCCCACGCCGAGGGCGGCTTCGCGGACGACGTGTACGTCGAAACGGACGACGGAGACCTTGTCGTCGGCGGACAGGACGAACCCGACGCGGCGGACGTGGATCTCACGAGTGCGGTCGGCGTCGACGGGACCGGGGCCGACGGAGCGACGACAGATGCCACCGGGGCCGACGAAGCGGTGATGGACGATGCCACCGACGAGACGACTTCGGACGACACCGCCGGGAACCGGGACCGGTAA
- a CDS encoding polysaccharide deacetylase family protein has product MNRRAYLAMTASAATSLCLAGCAGSEPLDSSTTDSTDDGHTDRERPVTPASGVVEPGSEDDFEDLSRWTEDAGSLSADPGRALVGSQSARLTVGSSQTTGRLSKTFDEPVDVSNVVPGVAITAETVVSPWLRLLDENGNRIDYRRTVTGGLPFMRYNFGIDELDESFDETAVTEVHLQLWAEAGTERTVWFDDLHFVPRPDTGKVMIQFDDTHVTDHTEAMPLLSEYGYGAVTFVNPNYVGKDVGGYERLSESQLADLHDAGWCLSNHTDTHADMPTLDRDAQERELRRGKAWLEERGYEEGAKYFAYPFGNFDATTVELVDEYHEIGYAGGYPVQGYTSNTALASRISEPDREQAEVAFERTARMPGITSVFYHELEGEFRTDFEDMLEVLYEYESAGEIDVILPPDVEREFLF; this is encoded by the coding sequence ATGAACAGGCGTGCGTATCTGGCGATGACGGCGTCCGCGGCAACTTCGCTCTGTCTCGCGGGCTGTGCGGGATCGGAACCGCTCGATTCGAGTACCACGGACAGTACCGACGACGGGCACACTGACCGTGAGCGGCCGGTGACCCCCGCTTCCGGGGTCGTCGAACCCGGTTCCGAGGACGACTTCGAGGACCTCTCGAGGTGGACCGAAGACGCCGGATCGCTCTCGGCCGATCCGGGCCGCGCGCTCGTCGGGAGCCAGAGCGCACGCCTCACGGTCGGGTCGTCGCAGACGACCGGCCGCCTCTCCAAGACGTTCGACGAACCCGTCGACGTGTCGAACGTCGTTCCGGGCGTCGCAATTACCGCCGAAACGGTCGTCTCGCCCTGGCTCCGGCTACTCGACGAGAATGGGAACCGTATCGACTACCGGCGAACGGTGACCGGCGGGCTCCCGTTCATGCGCTATAACTTCGGGATCGACGAACTCGACGAGTCGTTCGACGAGACGGCCGTGACGGAAGTGCACCTTCAGCTCTGGGCGGAAGCGGGAACCGAGCGAACTGTCTGGTTCGACGACCTTCATTTCGTCCCGCGACCGGACACGGGGAAAGTGATGATCCAGTTCGACGACACGCACGTTACCGACCACACCGAGGCGATGCCCTTGCTCTCCGAGTACGGCTACGGGGCGGTGACGTTCGTCAATCCCAATTACGTCGGCAAGGACGTCGGCGGCTACGAGCGCCTCAGCGAATCACAGCTCGCGGACCTCCACGATGCGGGGTGGTGTCTGAGCAACCACACCGACACGCACGCGGACATGCCGACGCTCGACCGGGACGCCCAAGAACGGGAGCTTCGCAGGGGGAAGGCCTGGCTCGAGGAGCGAGGCTACGAGGAGGGGGCGAAGTACTTCGCGTACCCCTTCGGGAACTTCGACGCGACGACGGTCGAACTCGTCGACGAGTACCACGAGATCGGCTACGCCGGTGGGTATCCCGTACAGGGGTACACCTCGAACACCGCACTCGCCTCCCGAATCAGCGAACCCGACAGGGAACAGGCGGAAGTCGCGTTCGAGCGAACCGCGCGCATGCCGGGGATCACGAGCGTGTTCTACCACGAACTCGAGGGCGAGTTCCGAACCGACTTCGAGGACATGCTCGAGGTGCTCTACGAGTACGAGTCCGCCGGCGAGATCGACGTGATCCTTCCCCCGGACGTCGAACGGGAGTTCCTCTTCTGA
- a CDS encoding MFS transporter, with product MALNANDRSIATFTMAAHALVHWFETSIPIFLVVWLAEFDVSVALVGFVVALGYAPFGIGALPGGILADRYGPKRLILCCLLGMSLSFVALAGASVVDSIYAIAIGLVLWGATASVYHPAGLALISTGVDDRGTVFAWHGIAGNVGIALGPFVAATLLIVLEWHVVAALLAVPGLVATLYGLRATFDPVAAVADDVDAGPDDALSLPELVSSTRTLFASAFAIIFVIVAFEGLYYRGMLTYLPEILDGLGAIQGIEIAPALERYDIDPAFYIYVGLLVVGMGGQYVAGKLVDRVAPARGLAASFAILTALALAFVPVTGMGLVPIVALCGVFGFFLFAIQPFYQNAVAVYTGADSRGLSYGYTYLGEFGIGAASIAVGGFVLGISQTWFFATIAAFSILGAVLSSALLFGLDRLYTGESAAAGQATDD from the coding sequence ATGGCTCTGAACGCGAACGACCGATCCATCGCGACCTTCACGATGGCCGCCCACGCGCTTGTCCACTGGTTCGAGACGTCGATCCCGATCTTTCTCGTGGTCTGGCTCGCCGAGTTCGACGTCAGCGTCGCGCTGGTCGGATTCGTCGTCGCGCTCGGGTACGCCCCGTTCGGCATCGGCGCGCTGCCGGGCGGGATTCTCGCGGACAGGTACGGTCCGAAGCGGCTGATTCTCTGTTGTTTGCTCGGCATGAGCCTCTCGTTCGTCGCCCTCGCCGGGGCGTCGGTCGTCGATTCGATCTACGCGATCGCGATCGGCCTGGTCCTGTGGGGGGCCACTGCGAGCGTCTACCACCCCGCCGGACTGGCGCTCATCAGCACCGGCGTCGACGACCGCGGAACCGTCTTCGCCTGGCACGGCATCGCCGGCAACGTCGGCATTGCGCTCGGGCCGTTCGTCGCCGCCACGCTGCTTATCGTCCTCGAGTGGCACGTCGTCGCCGCGCTGCTGGCCGTTCCTGGGCTCGTCGCCACGCTGTACGGTCTGCGGGCGACCTTCGATCCGGTCGCCGCCGTCGCGGACGACGTCGACGCCGGCCCCGACGACGCCCTCTCGCTCCCGGAACTGGTCTCGAGTACGCGCACGCTCTTTGCCAGTGCGTTCGCGATCATCTTCGTCATCGTCGCCTTCGAAGGGCTGTACTACCGCGGGATGCTCACGTATTTGCCCGAGATCCTCGACGGTCTGGGGGCGATCCAGGGCATCGAGATCGCGCCGGCGCTCGAGCGCTACGACATCGATCCGGCGTTTTACATCTACGTCGGCCTGCTGGTGGTCGGGATGGGCGGCCAGTACGTCGCGGGCAAACTCGTCGACCGCGTCGCGCCGGCCCGCGGGCTGGCGGCCAGTTTCGCGATTCTGACCGCGCTCGCGCTCGCGTTCGTCCCGGTGACGGGGATGGGATTGGTTCCGATCGTCGCCCTCTGTGGCGTGTTCGGGTTCTTCCTCTTTGCGATCCAGCCGTTCTACCAGAACGCGGTCGCCGTCTACACGGGCGCCGATAGCCGCGGTCTCTCCTACGGCTACACCTACCTCGGCGAGTTCGGCATCGGCGCGGCGAGCATCGCGGTCGGCGGCTTCGTCCTCGGCATCTCCCAGACCTGGTTCTTCGCGACGATCGCCGCGTTTTCGATCCTCGGGGCGGTACTCTCGTCCGCGCTGCTTTTCGGTCTCGACCGGCTCTATACCGGCGAATCGGCGGCTGCCGGTCAGGCGACGGACGACTGA
- a CDS encoding homoserine kinase codes for MLTVRAPATSANLGSGFDVFGVALETPADVVRVERARETTISVTGAGSEFIPEDPAENTVGAVAKALDAPARIEIDKGVRPASGLGSSASSAAAAAVALNELYDRGHSREELVPVAAEGEALVSGEAHSDNVAPSLLGGFTIVTDHGVTQVDTSVPLVACLPETVVSTRDARGVVPDEAALEDVVSSVGNAATLAVGMTRNDPELVGRGMDDDIVTPQRTALIDGYDDVREAAIEAGATGVTVSGAGPGILAVCEGSSRRAVAGAMIDAFDDNDIESRAYQTRVGSGATLYRD; via the coding sequence ATGCTCACCGTGCGGGCACCTGCGACGAGCGCGAACCTCGGGAGTGGCTTCGATGTCTTCGGCGTCGCGCTCGAGACGCCCGCCGACGTCGTTCGCGTCGAGCGGGCGCGAGAAACCACGATTTCGGTGACGGGCGCCGGCAGCGAGTTCATCCCCGAGGATCCAGCCGAAAACACCGTTGGTGCGGTCGCGAAGGCCCTCGACGCGCCGGCCCGCATCGAGATCGACAAGGGGGTCCGCCCGGCGTCGGGACTCGGATCCTCGGCCTCGAGCGCCGCTGCGGCGGCCGTCGCGTTGAACGAACTCTACGACCGCGGCCACTCGCGCGAGGAACTCGTCCCGGTCGCCGCCGAGGGCGAGGCGCTGGTTTCGGGCGAAGCCCACTCGGACAACGTCGCCCCCTCGCTGCTCGGCGGCTTTACCATCGTGACCGACCACGGCGTCACACAGGTCGACACGTCGGTCCCGCTGGTCGCCTGCCTCCCGGAAACCGTCGTCTCGACTCGAGACGCCCGCGGAGTCGTCCCCGACGAGGCCGCCCTCGAGGACGTCGTCTCGTCGGTCGGCAACGCGGCCACGCTCGCGGTCGGGATGACCCGCAACGACCCCGAACTCGTCGGTCGCGGGATGGACGACGACATCGTCACCCCCCAGCGAACCGCCCTCATCGACGGCTACGACGACGTCCGCGAGGCCGCCATCGAGGCGGGCGCGACCGGCGTCACCGTCAGCGGTGCCGGGCCGGGGATCCTCGCCGTCTGCGAGGGCTCGAGTCGGCGGGCCGTCGCCGGGGCGATGATCGACGCGTTCGACGACAACGACATCGAAAGCCGGGCCTACCAGACGCGAGTCGGTTCGGGCGCGACGCTGTACCGCGATTGA
- the pdxS gene encoding pyridoxal 5'-phosphate synthase lyase subunit PdxS: MTETTDLEELRRGTDLVKRGFAQMQKGGVIMDVVNPEQARIAEDAGAVAVMSLEAVPADIRKRGGVARMADPADVEEIVEEVSIPVMGKSRIGHTKEAQILETVGVDMIDESEVLTPADNDYHIDKRDFTAPFVCGARDLGEALRRIDEGAAMIRTKGEAGTGDVNQAVYHQRTIKGEIRTLEGMSHEEREAYAREIEAPAELVHETAEMGRLPVVNFAAGGIATPADAALMMHHECDGIFVGSGIFGAENPSEMAEAIVEATNNWDDPETLAEISKNLGKSMKGDANVDLPDEEQLQGRGV; encoded by the coding sequence ATGACCGAGACGACCGATCTCGAGGAGCTGCGACGCGGGACGGACCTCGTCAAGCGCGGGTTCGCCCAGATGCAAAAAGGCGGCGTCATCATGGACGTCGTCAACCCCGAACAGGCCCGGATCGCCGAAGACGCCGGTGCCGTCGCCGTGATGTCGCTCGAGGCAGTCCCCGCGGACATCCGAAAACGCGGGGGCGTCGCCCGGATGGCGGACCCGGCCGACGTCGAGGAAATCGTCGAAGAAGTCTCGATCCCCGTCATGGGGAAATCTCGAATCGGACACACGAAGGAAGCCCAAATTCTCGAGACCGTCGGCGTCGACATGATCGACGAGAGCGAGGTGCTCACCCCGGCGGACAACGACTACCACATCGACAAGCGCGACTTTACCGCGCCCTTCGTCTGCGGCGCGCGCGACCTCGGCGAGGCCCTCCGCCGGATCGACGAGGGCGCGGCGATGATCCGGACCAAAGGCGAGGCCGGTACCGGCGACGTCAACCAGGCGGTCTACCACCAGCGGACGATCAAAGGCGAGATCCGAACGCTCGAGGGGATGTCCCACGAGGAGCGAGAGGCCTACGCTCGAGAGATCGAAGCGCCCGCTGAACTCGTCCACGAGACCGCCGAGATGGGGCGACTTCCGGTCGTCAACTTCGCCGCGGGCGGCATCGCGACGCCCGCCGACGCCGCGCTCATGATGCACCACGAGTGCGACGGCATCTTCGTCGGCAGCGGGATCTTCGGCGCGGAGAACCCGTCGGAGATGGCCGAAGCGATCGTCGAGGCCACGAACAACTGGGACGATCCCGAGACGCTCGCCGAGATCTCGAAGAACCTCGGCAAGAGCATGAAAGGCGACGCGAACGTCGACCTTCCCGACGAGGAGCAGTTGCAGGGTCGAGGCGTCTAA
- a CDS encoding DUF7344 domain-containing protein, with translation MNGDSSAFDSALDLCQHQHRRIVLGTLAEEQRSLTVNDLTKVVLKYNHQTPITEASTDVLAEIRLSLYHVHLPKLAADGLITYDSERQLVEPTEQFDQVQPTLSTILDADPSLETPMTL, from the coding sequence ATGAATGGGGACTCGAGCGCCTTCGACTCGGCACTCGACCTGTGTCAACACCAGCACCGTCGGATCGTCCTGGGGACGCTCGCAGAAGAACAGCGGTCGTTGACGGTCAATGACCTCACGAAGGTCGTACTCAAGTACAATCATCAGACACCAATTACAGAGGCGTCTACGGACGTATTAGCAGAGATTCGCCTTTCGTTATACCATGTCCACCTCCCGAAGTTGGCTGCGGACGGACTCATAACCTATGATTCGGAGCGCCAACTCGTGGAACCGACCGAGCAATTCGATCAGGTGCAGCCGACCCTGTCTACGATCCTTGATGCCGATCCCTCGCTCGAAACGCCGATGACACTGTAG
- a CDS encoding helix-turn-helix domain-containing protein has product MATEATFTVPSDQFPLGTVFHQLPDVTVELERLIPAQDVVIPYFWVRGTEVNDIESVFNEHPGVKDIRLVDSVEDEYLLRVEWALDYDDVLTILGETEVPLIEATGTNRQWTFEIRGDERSDIAAFQRRCRELDIPITLTELHALTPVETAAEAVLTDTQQEALVLAHERGYFESPREVTLEDLGEELGISQQAVGSRLRGGIKHVLGSTLSALTV; this is encoded by the coding sequence ATGGCTACTGAGGCGACGTTCACGGTTCCGTCTGACCAGTTCCCCTTGGGGACGGTGTTCCACCAACTGCCGGACGTGACGGTCGAGTTGGAGCGACTTATCCCCGCACAGGACGTGGTGATCCCCTACTTTTGGGTGCGGGGAACCGAGGTCAACGACATCGAGAGCGTGTTCAACGAGCACCCGGGTGTGAAGGATATTCGACTCGTGGACTCTGTTGAGGACGAGTACCTGTTACGCGTTGAGTGGGCGCTGGACTACGACGACGTGCTGACCATACTGGGGGAAACAGAGGTTCCATTGATTGAGGCCACCGGGACAAATCGCCAGTGGACGTTCGAGATCCGCGGTGATGAGCGAAGTGACATCGCCGCCTTTCAACGGCGCTGTCGAGAGTTGGACATCCCGATCACGTTGACGGAGTTGCACGCATTAACGCCGGTTGAGACGGCGGCCGAAGCCGTCCTCACTGACACCCAGCAAGAGGCGCTGGTGCTTGCCCACGAGCGCGGGTACTTCGAGTCCCCCCGCGAGGTCACGTTGGAAGACCTCGGCGAGGAACTCGGCATCTCACAGCAGGCCGTCGGCTCCCGCCTCCGAGGGGGGATCAAGCACGTTCTCGGGAGTACGCTCTCAGCTCTTACAGTCTGA